CACTCTCATGTAAAGGTCAACCATGAAACGCTTGGAAGTCTGAAATGATTCTTCATAACACGAGGATACGCCAAACGTGGGGTAATGTGTCATATTCCAATATAGTTATCAATTGGCAGATCGGATTTTAATAAGATGAGATGCAGTGCGCACAGGAGCGAGAACTTCATACGCATTCAATAGCAAGTGATTGCTTTAGCACATCATATGCGTTATTAGTGAAAGAGGGTTTATAACTTAATATATTAGTTGCATTTTGTATTGCAGCGTCTCCTTGCTTTGCAGTCAGATAATCGTTTGGCGCAGTAGAAGCAGCCGGGGGCAGGCTGGCATGTGACTCGCGGCTTACGGGCTCCGGCGAGGGAAAATTACAGAAGTTTGCGGGAGGCGTCGCGTGCAGTGCACGCTGCGCATTGTGTAAGCCCTGTATtctgtagtaataataataaggattGTAAAAGTTATAAACTTCATTTGTACAGTGCTTTTAAATCCAAGGCGCTCAACGCGTAAAGTGCGGTTAAAATaaacacgcagaaagtaaggCGGCTGCAGGAGATCGGTAAGACCCACACTGTTCCGCCGGTGAGTGACCTTAGCTTCCCTCACACTTCATAGCTAGACCAcgaacatttaaaattattacattttcatgcatttcgATATATTAAATGCTTTACAAGTACTAGTTATCCACTACAtctttaaaatcacattctGTTTCTCATTATATCGTTGTAAATTAACTCCACACGTACCCATACTGCAGGAAAGCTGCAGGTtataaacagcatttaaaaagccACTGTTTCAGTGAATGAACTTTGCTGAAAGCTTCACACGCCAGCCTGTGAACAGGTGAGGAACCGGGCGGTGGCTTCAGACAGTGCGTTTAACTGACAGAAAGAGCTGTTCCATTGCTTCAGATTCTCCTTTTAATGTCGTTTGTACCTGTTTGCACACTGACTGTCCTCTCATTCCTGGATAACATATTTTGTGCTTGATCAGCAGTGTAGAGAAACAAATGCCTAGAAAACACTGGGTTTTTGCCTCCTGGCCCTTTGCAGGATTAAGGCGTAGTAGTTACAGTCAGTAAGACTGAGCAGGTTTACAGGCAGGGGAATCCCAGGCCTGCTGCTGTGGTGAGACTGTGGGGTTCATTAGTACTACGAACAGAGTAAAACAGCCAGGTCACATACAGTCCGCGCCAGTCAGCTTGCTGCCATAGAGTTTGGAAATTAAGAAAGACAAACTTGTCTGCACGATTTCAGTGAACCTCCAACAAAAGTTAAATTACAGATTTGGGCTAGTGCACATCCAGAAGGACGACAGAGcatggtgtttgttttgtttttaggataattgttcattatgtttttgaaGTATTTGACATCCATGTGTCTAGAGTTAACTCTAGATGTGTCACAAAACGAAATGACTCGGGCGTGTTGTGCAGAATGTAcagtaagtgtgtgcatgtgcagcctttgctctcacacacagcattccagctgcagcaggaggcaCAGGGCCAAATCCTCCCGTGAGAAACTACGCTGAAGGGCATTAGTACACAGCCGGCTACAGAAAGGCCAGTGTGTATAATGTGAGATGTCTTATTAATGCTGTATAAGGATGATAAAGACCAAAACTGCCTGAATTTCACCCTAAGAGACCTTTTCAAACTGCAGTCCCCTGGAGTTGCATAATTATGGAAACAGGTCAAATAAATCTGTAGATATATAACTTAAGGCAAAGGTCTGAGGGAAAATAATGCTTGAAGATCCTTTGGAAATTAACTGATGCAAAGATGGAAAGAGGCTTAAGATGGATACATTTGGGGAACTGCATAGGGAAGCTTAGGAAAAGGCCAGCTGAGAGTTGCATTGGAGAGTTCCATGGTGTCAGACAGCGGTGAATGGGACAGtgctgtcagacagcagtgaaTGGGACAGTGTGCTCAGACAGCGGTGAATGGGACAGTGCTCTCAGACAGCGGTGAATGGGACAGTGCTCTCAGACAGCGGTGAATGGGACAGTGCTCTCAGACAGCGGTGAATGGGACAGtgctgtcagacagcagtgaaTGGGACAGTGCTCTCAGACAGCGGTGAATGGGACAGTGCTGTCAGACAGCGGTGAATGGGACAGTGCTGTCAGACAGCGGTGAATGGGACAGTGCTCTCAGACAGCGGTGAATGGGATAGTGCTGTCAGACAGCGGTGAATGGGATAGTGCTCGCTGTGCTGTCACAAAGACATTGCAAACCCGGCTGCTGTGGCTCTTGGGTTGTGACTGAATGTTTTTGTGAGGAGAACAGGGAGCTGCTCTGGTACCACACAGCTTCAGTGATTAGAAGCCCtttggtgctgctgctgtctcagaGCCACGCAAGCTTGGGGGACATGCTTATTGAAGTGATGTGCAGATTTGTGATGATTAGAAACAATCACAGTACTTCTGGATCTTTAAAACTTTTTTACAGGTATTTGGTGAGAATAAAAAATCCATCACTACAGACACAACCACCTTCTGGCAAACATACCAaactgtgagaggaagagaagcaCCTGCTGTGAAGCCGAACCTGGATTTTCCCTCCAGCTTCTCTGTTCCCCCTCACCACTGCGCACCGGTCCGATGCCCAAAAACAACAAGGCCGTCAGGAGAGAGCTCGACGATGACGTCACGGAGTCCATCATAGACCTGCTGTCCAGCGAGGATGATGCGTGTAAGAAGAGCTCTCAGATGGCGAATACGGGGGAGCACAGGGGCTGGGAGGATGACCGGCCAGCCTGGAACAGCAAGCTGCAGTATATCCTGGCCCAGGTGGGCTTCTCCGTCGGCCTGGGCAACGTGTGGAGATTCCCTTACCTGTGCCAGAAGAACGGGGGTGGTAAGCCCATTACctctcacacacctgccccttttaagaaacaaaagcaggcacaGGTACACATCCGCTCCACAGGTGTCCAAGGCAGGTATGTGGTTGCCTGACCTTGCATTTCTCCTCCACACTAGGTAATGCTTATGGCTGCAGATAGAGAAGCACAGCAGAAGGCAGAGGAGTACAGTTCTTGCTGGAGCTTCAGCAGGGATGTACATGTAGCCTATGGCCCATGAGCCAGGTGACCATGGCAACAGCCACGCCTACAGCTCCCCTAACATACTTAACATCACCTGCAACCTGGTCCAAACTGTGCTGTGCCTGTACATTATCTGAGGGACTCTGgagccccacacacacctgcgcagtGTTTCagaccccacacacacctgcgcagtGTTTCagaccccacacacacctgcgcagtGTTTCagaccccacacacacctgcacagtgtTTCAGCAGGTCTGATCAGCCTCAGAATGTCGCTGTAAAGCTGCTGATGATACCGAGGGCAACACGCTCTGTAATGGCTGGGTGTGTAGGATCTgagtaattacattttagagGTCTCCTGACTGTGGTGTAGCCTAGCAACATGAGGCACCTTCTGTTATATTGTATGCAGTTAATTATGAgtgaatttaattaaactgtGCTTTAATTGAAGGACCTTGTACTTATTCATTAAGAGGcctttattaaattaatatctgATCCCACTGATCTGAGACCATATTCCAAGCATGTTcttgtcagggtttcagagactgcttccCACAACAACCAGCAGGTGTCCACATGACAGCCTGCCTGGCCTGGTTTCCTGCTGCTCCCCCAAACTTCCGTCAGAGGGACCGCCTTCCTGTTTGTTCCAGACCTGTTTGTAGCTGATCTAGTTAGACTGTTTGCACCTGTGTGTAATTAGTCTCTATGTGTTTGGTGCTCTATTTAAGTCCTGCATGTGGCTTGGTTCCCTGCGTAGTCTTGAGCTACCCTGCgttgtgtgctttcctgtgccCCAAGTTTGGTAGTTTCTTGTCTCTAGTTAAGATTCTTCGTCTTTAAAaaacctttctgtgtttttgtatgatcTCTGCATCTGGGTCCCTCCTGCTCCACTGTTACAGGTCTTACTTGCTGTGTCCAGGAGTTATTGCATAATCAATATTTAATCTGCTCTATGCTTAACCTTAAACACCAGTCTCATTTTCCAAGGAGTTTGTGATATTGATGATGAAAGAGGCCAGTTTCTGAAACACTAatgatacatacatactcaAGGAACAGAGATCCTCATTCAGTAACTCCAGTGCAGTTCTCAGATTGGCGCACgtattgtgcttgtgtttttttttcttttgtttcttcttcACAAGTTGATGGTGACTGAAATTAGCCACAGACTGGAGTATCTCAGTGCTGCATTGCTTAGATGTAAGGGCTGAGTCTAGGTCACAGTTATGGTTATTCTCTTTGTTCTGATTCTGGCAGCTTTCAGCTAAATACTCACACAGGTGAAATGAGAATGGAATGTCTAACCAATCAGGAGTGTGGGGTGATGTGTCATGTGATCTGTTGTCCTGGCAGGAACGTACCTGGTGCCGTACCTGATCCTGCTGCTTGTGATCGGCATCCCGCTGTTCTTCCTGGAGCTGGCGGTGGGGCAGCAAATTCGCCGCGGCAGCATTGGGGTGTGGAACTACATCAGCCCCCGTCTGGGCGGGATCGGGTTCACCAGCTGCATGGTGAGGGAGGGGCCACAGCTGTCACAGGGGCAGACCAACCAATGGGCAGTCACTGTGGATGTGGCCTACCTGTTACAGTTTAGCTTTAAAACAGAATTAGATCTTAGATTAGTAAAATAACTAATAAAGTCACTGAGAAGTGATTTCACTCTGAATACAGTGCATCTGTGGGTAGTCTGCGTTTGCTCTGGTCTTTGCAGTGATGCTGCAGACAGTCTACTGATACATTGGTTGTTTCGGAGGaaatacaatgcattatttatggaaGGCGTGAGTTTTGTGAAAGATGAATATTGTGACCATTGTGCTCTGACGTCTGTGTGCTCTTATGCAAATGTTACAAAACTTTATTAGATGATGTCATTACCTTTGTGTCTGGCCTCTCGATATCTTCAGATGACAGTTCCTGCTTAGTGAGGCTAGGCATTGTAAATGAATTACTTTTTGATGCATTTGGtcttttatgttattttcagcTGCTCTCTAGGGAAATGAGATCATCTTTGCTGTGTGTCTTTATTATGAATATCAGTGTTGCTCCAACCCTGACTGGTGCTTCTCCAGCTGAGctccaaaatgcatttgattaaaCTGTCAGTAAAAGGCTGCTCTGGGTCTGTAAACAGCCAATGTTAATGCTGTGTAAAACACGTGGGTTATGAGCCGTAATGTGAATTTATTGCTTAAAATCAGTTAGGCACATCTTTTTTGAGAAACCCCAGTGCTAACAAGCAGGGGTCGGGGTAAAGTGGAGCTGGGGATTGCAGTTGGTTGTGTTCTTCCCTAGGCTGTCTGTGAACTCGGCTGGGTCTTCTCCTGCAGGTCTGCTTCTTCGCCTCCCTCTACTACAATGTCATCATCGGGTGGAGCCTCTTCTACTTCTCCCAGTCTTTCCAGCAGCCCCTGCCCTGGCATGAGTGCCCCCTGGTCAAGAACAGCACAGCCACATGTAAGAACAGCACAGCCACATGTAAGAATAGCACAGCCACATGTAAGAACGGGGGAATAGGGTTCGAACGTGACTGCGAGTGTGGCTCAGGTGGTACATGAAGATACTGAGAGGAAATGGGAATTTGAGCTGGGGGTAGGAGGCCTGTGTGACGATGTGTGTCCCACAGTTGTGGAGCCAGAGTGTGAGAAGAGCTCGGCCACCACCTTCTACTGGTACCGTATGGCCCTGGACATCTCCGGCGCCATCACCGAGAGCGGAGGTCTGAACTGGAGGATGACCGTGTGTCTGCTGGCCGCATGGACCATGGTGTGTCTCACCATGATCCGGGGAATCAAGTCCTCAGGGAAGGTAAGACTCCCGCCCTCGTCAGCATGTTCATCTGACAAAGGCGCACAATAGTGTTTTTATCAGCAGAAAAACGCACCGGCTCCAGGTAGACTACCTTCGTCTGCTCTCGATGCACTGTGCCGTTAATGCAGGTACAACACATCAGAGTGCGCTTTTTAAATTAATCCTCACAGGTCCCTTTAAAGTCTAATTGCCTTGAAAATTTTGATTCTTGGGTAGGTTTGATTCATGTGGTTTGTGCTTGAACAGTGGGAGGAGTGAAGCCCAGAGAGATTACACAGCTGATGTCTCTCTGTAAGTGAGCTTCCAGAAAGCCATTATCATGGGCCTGTCACATGCTTTGCGTTAAATTCCTGTCCAAGGCCGCTGCCAACTGGTCAAGTCCAGTTATCAAAAATCCCTTCATTCTACCACTCAAAGTAGCCTGAAGCAACCTGAAATTGGCCATTTGTACTTCCTGGTGCCTGACTCAGGAAGGCTACAGTGCACGGACTCTGgcatgtctgtatgcatgtgtgtgtgtggtgcgtttgtgtgtgtgtgtgtatgtgtgtgtgtgtgtgtgtgtgtgtgtgtgtgtgtaagcacaacagaagagagacagatacCTCTTGCTCCTCCACAGAGTGTTAATTTAGGACTCTAATTTAGGCTTTAGACACAGGTCTTCCTCATTTATCTACAGGCAGACAGCAGATAAGACCATTGACTGACACTCCTTGTGTGATGCTGAAGTCGGTTGTCTTTTTTCTGTCCAGATAACACATACCTCCCCCGACTGGCTGGCTCCCTCCCCCTGACATCAACGCTCTCATCTTTTCACCCACATTTTTAGCTCCCGTCAGggaaacagcaacacaaagagGGGTCTGCTTTTTGGGCACCCAGCTGTTCGGTATCTAGCCATCATTTTCCTTTACCTTATTAACTATTAGTTTAAGAAACACATCGGTCTTCCCTCAAAGGTGATACTGATTTCAGTAACTTGTTCAGTGAAACTGAGTGCGTCTCTCACATAGCAGGTTATGAATGACTGCACCCTCATAATGCCCAGCTAGTGCAGgggactcacacacagacatggaggTGGATGCTCCCTCACAGACTCACAGGAGAAGTGTCTCTTTAATCCAGAGGGGAACACTGCGATCACTTGGTGTGTGCTGAGTTCCTGCAGGTGATGTatctcagctgtgtgtgtgtgtgtgctgagttcCTGCAGGTGATGTatctcaggtgtgtgtgtgtgctgagttcCTGTAGGTGATGTatctcagctgtgtgtgtgctgagttcCTGCAGGTGATGTatctcagctgtgtgtgtgctgagttcCTGCAGGTGATGTatctcaggtgtgtgtgtgctggcttcTTGCAGGTGATGTATTTCAGCTCTCTGTTTCCCTACGTGGTTCTGATCTGCTTCCTGGcgcagtccctgctgctgactGGGTCGGTTGATGGCATTCGTTACATGTTCACCCCAAAGGTATGCAGCGTCTGAGCATTTGGGTCAGAGCCACTAGGGTCACTAGTCTCTCCTCCACATATTCCTCCCACCTGTCACCTGTGTTACAAACATCAAAGGGTTTGGTTTGACTGTTGACATGTTGACTGTTGAGCTTATGTGAGTGTGTTCATTATGCCTGGTAGCATGGAATGACAGCGCCCCAGTGTCACACTGTTGTACCTCCCATGTTGTCTGTTCTTTCCTCATAATGGCCTCAGAGAAACGAGGCCTTCATTCACAAAACCAGCATGTATttacccctccccctctgacaGCCCCAAGAAGCAATGAACTCTCTCCGGCCTCTGCTGACACCAGCAGAAAGCGCATGCGTTATGTAGCCAATATTACAGATTCACACACTACAGCAGAACTTGTGCCTGGTGTGATTCAGACTACAGACAGCTGAAGACATCAGAGCCCTATTCACAGTGCAAATCTGATTTTCTTAAAACGGCCTGTAATATAAGCTTTTATTTCAACCTGCGATATTTAAGACTCAGTCACACCTGCCAGTCAGAAAGCAGAATGTCACTGCTTACTGTTTGGGTAAGAATGAAGTCGAGAATCCATTGAAAAGGGAGATACTGCAAAATCAGAGTTAAACACAGTTGAAACCACAGTTGTTCTCGTTTAGCAGTGGTGGTGTGATCCTGGCTGATTGTCAGATTTACCTCTgtgttctttctctccctgcagctggagaTGATGCTGGAGGCCAAGGTGTGGCGTGAGGCCGCCACGCAGGTATTCTTCGCCCTGGGGCTCGGGTTCGGGGGCGTCATCGCCTTCTCCAGCTACAACAAGCGCGACAACAACTGCCACTTTGACGCCGTGCTGGTCTCCTTCATCAACTTCTTTACCTCTGTGCTGGCCACACTGGTGGTGTTCGCTGTGCTCGGTTTCAAGGCAAACGTCATGATCACCAAATGTGTCACACTGTAAGTCCGGAACACAGCAATACATTCCACTCCATTCCATTCCAGTATATTCCATTCTACTCCATTCCACTCCATTATCACTGTTGCTTATGTCCTGtctcacacagctgtgtattaagTGAATTGTTTAACAGTGCACTTGGACAGCACACTTGTGCAAGTTAACACAAAGCCACTGTGTTGATGGAAGAGATATTAGCATACTGTCAtgtcacagtgacactgagGTGAGTCacctcaaaataaaaatgcagtattCAGCAACTAGAAGGGCTTAAAGAATAACGTTCACACATTGATATTGTTAGAAATATTGATTTAGTAGTTACAGTTGTTCTCACGCAATGTCTAGTTTGTATTGGATATATCACCAACTTGGAAAGTGTGTCTCTGATGCAGGTAGTTGCAAGTTTGGTCTAAAATGCcaccaacatttacatttacatttacaaaccAAGGATTTACAGTGACAGCCCAACTCTATAATCTCAATGTACACTATAAGTAACTTCAAAAAgcagtttttgctttttccatCTCTTAGTGTGTAATTACCCAGGAAATTAAAAATGCCACTTTACCACAAAGGGACTGAAACATTAGCAATATTGTACTGCAGAATTACACACCTGGGTCTGCACATtggacacagcacagtgttgaCCAGAATGATTATGTAACTCCATAGCATgataaaatgtatatacacactgataGTGTATTAATTGTGTTATTTCCATAATTAtccagaaacacaaacaagatTGTGGGATTTCTGGGTAATGAGATCAGTCCTGAGCTGATTCCTCGGCATGTTAACCTGACCCATGTGACCCCAGAGGATTACCAGCAGCTGACTGACATCATCAGGGCGGAGAGGAAGAGCGATTTCTCCCGCCTGGGTCTCGAGTCCTGCAACATCGAGGACGAGCTCAACAAGGTGAGACTGCACGGTCAGCACAGTGCTCGGGTAGGGCTGCCTGGGGGCTGATCCTCTGAGAGCCTGCTTACCTGGTGATGAAAGGAAGGTCCTGCAGTTACTCTGAGGGAGAAGTGCTAGTGTTTCGAGTGCTACTCAGCCGTAGTAAAAGGAAAACAGTCATCATGTTAAGTGTCTTGAATTTTAGTAGAATCCTACCATGGAACTGAGTTCCTCAACTCAGTGTTCAGGTTTGGGAGAGATACGCTGTGTTCAGGGTGAGGAGCAACACTGTTCAGGGTGAGGCGCGATACTGTGTTCAGGGTAAGGAGCGATACTCTGTGTTCAGGTTTAGGAGTGATACGCTGTGTTCAGGGTGAGGAGCAACACTGTTCAGGTTGAGGCGCGATACTGTGTTCAGGGTGAGCAGAGATACTGTGTTTAGGGTGAGGTGTGATACAGTGTTCAGAGTGAGGAGCGATACTGTGTTCAGGGTGAGGAGCGATACTGTGTTCAGGTTTAGGAGCGATACTATGTTGAGGGTGAGCAGCGATACTGTGTTCAGGGTGAGCAGCGATACTGTGTTCAGGGAGAGCAGCGATACTGTGTTCAGGGAGAGCAGCGATACTGTGTTCAGGTTTAGGAGCGATACTGTGTTGAGGGTGAGCAGCGATACTGTGTTCAGGATGAGCAGAGATACTGTGTTCAGGTTTAGGAGCGATACTGTGTTGAGGGTGAGCACCGATACTGTGTTCAGGGTGAGCAGCGATACTGTGTTCAGGGAGAGCAGCGATACTGTGTTCAGGTTTAGGAGCGATACTGTGTTGAGGGTGAGCAGCGATACTGTGTTCAGGATGAGCAGAGATACTGTGTTCAGGGTGAGGAGTGATACTGTGTTCAGGTTTAGGAGCGATACTGTGTTCAGGGAGAGCAGCGATACTGTGTTCAGGGTGAGGAGCGATACTGTGTTCAGGGTGAGGAGCGATACTGTGTTCAGGTTTAGGAACGATACAGTGTTCAGGGTGAGGAGCGATACTGTGTTCAGGTTTAGGAGCGATACTGTGTTCAGGGTGAGGAGCGATACTGTGTTCAGGTTTAGGAGCGATACTGTGTTCAGGGTGAGGAGCGATACTGTGTTCAGGGTGAGGAAGAGTCATCTCATGCTGaggatgctgctgctgttgtgcagtCTGTGCAGGGCACTGGTCTGGCCTTCATCGCCTTCACCGAGGCCATGACCCACTTCCCTGCCTCCCCCGTCTGGTCCGTCATGTTCTTCCTCATGCTGGTGAACCTGGGCCTGGGCAGCATGTTCGGCACCATGGAGGGCATTGTCACGCCCATCTTCGACACCTTCCGAGTGCGCAAGGAGCACCTCACAGGTGGGCGTGGCCATGGtactgtgacatcagcactgcAACACCACAGCTCAACGCCTCATTGGTGCTGATCTGTTCGTTCAGAATGATCATGTACCCTAGATTAAGCTCTCTGGTTAAATAAAAGTTTGATAAGTAATTTTACTCCAAATTCAACAAACTCTAGCCcttcatttcactttattttgaCGGTTTGTTTAGGGTTTATGTACAATCATGTCATATTAAATCAACCTGCATGCATTTTGTCTTCCACTCGGGAGAAACTTGTCAAATGGCTGTTGTCCTGTCCCTTGCTTTAATCCTAGCCTGTGATTGGTCTGACTGCACCTGTTGCAGGTGTCCGCACTGCTTGCTCTGTGCCGTTATTAATGTGCTCTTCCACAGTGGGCTGCTGTCTCCTGTCCTTCAGCATCGGGCTGATCTTCGTCCAGCGCTCCGGGAACTACTTTGTGGCCATGTTCGATGATTACTCCGCCACCCTCCCGCTACTCATGGTGGTGATTCTGGAGAACATAGCAGTAGCCTGGATCTACGGGATCGACAAGtacgccccctgctggctcggTTCTGGACTGCTCATCTGTGTGCACAGCAGTGATGGCAGGGTTCAGGGTCACCTGCTGCTTAATGTGGTTGGCTAATATCTCCTTCAGTTGGAAGCTAAATTAACATTATCTCCCTGAGGAGGTCTGAGGGAGTCAGTATATGTCAGTGTCACCTCTGTGGATAGATAACCCTGACCTAAAAGGTTCTAAATAATTTGTGTGCGTGTCCAGGAAGTGGGGCTGAACCAGGAAAGCTCGCTAACACTCTGAATCACTCGGCAGGTTTTTTGAGGATCTGAAGGGCATGCTGGGATTCTCTCCGTTCAGGTACTACTACTACATGTGGAAGTACATCACCCCCCTGGTGCTGTTGGGGCTGCTGGGGGCCAGCCTGGTGCAGCTGGTAATGACCCCGCCCACTTACAGCGCCTGGGTGGAAGAAATGGTGAGTAGAGAACAGTGCCAAACATCAGTCCATACAACACTGATATAGCAAAGCAGTGAGTATTTACAAAAGCCAAAGAGCAAGAGGAGAGGATCAGTGCCGATCCTGTCA
The sequence above is a segment of the Megalops cyprinoides isolate fMegCyp1 chromosome 23, fMegCyp1.pri, whole genome shotgun sequence genome. Coding sequences within it:
- the LOC118770285 gene encoding sodium-dependent neutral amino acid transporter B(0)AT2-like, with the protein product MPKNNKAVRRELDDDVTESIIDLLSSEDDACKKSSQMANTGEHRGWEDDRPAWNSKLQYILAQVGFSVGLGNVWRFPYLCQKNGGGTYLVPYLILLLVIGIPLFFLELAVGQQIRRGSIGVWNYISPRLGGIGFTSCMVCFFASLYYNVIIGWSLFYFSQSFQQPLPWHECPLVKNSTATFVEPECEKSSATTFYWYRMALDISGAITESGGLNWRMTVCLLAAWTMVCLTMIRGIKSSGKVMYFSSLFPYVVLICFLAQSLLLTGSVDGIRYMFTPKLEMMLEAKVWREAATQVFFALGLGFGGVIAFSSYNKRDNNCHFDAVLVSFINFFTSVLATLVVFAVLGFKANVMITKCVTLNTNKIVGFLGNEISPELIPRHVNLTHVTPEDYQQLTDIIRAERKSDFSRLGLESCNIEDELNKSVQGTGLAFIAFTEAMTHFPASPVWSVMFFLMLVNLGLGSMFGTMEGIVTPIFDTFRVRKEHLTVGCCLLSFSIGLIFVQRSGNYFVAMFDDYSATLPLLMVVILENIAVAWIYGIDKFFEDLKGMLGFSPFRYYYYMWKYITPLVLLGLLGASLVQLVMTPPTYSAWVEEMAQEKSLSYPGWGLAMCVSLVVMAMLPVPVVLALRCCGVQEAGGGRSAVSYSMGRVVTDSCSPDDEADDAAVTQASSPREASLINHSAIYRNQTGPGDTEPTPKGHYGIGYLMATMADMPESDL